In Roseofilum casamattae BLCC-M143, the following are encoded in one genomic region:
- a CDS encoding CHAT domain-containing protein encodes MTQLRRSPLKLALSSLLGFSISMGMGAVCSQAVAQERSFKQWCDRAARLSAPERHTVSVLLEVAGTENCAEAEQALLAMVNLDLGMKEIENIAPLGSLTHLKGLNLSFNQITDISPLANLPELSFLLLAGNKIKDITPLGNLPNLGYVVVQDNQIRKLPESFPKLQQLRSLNLLNNPLAEKRCPVTPATVCVFSNDAVDLFAQAEDIYEKGNFEEALETFRQALAVYEKSGDRRKQADALNRMGDSYSQLSEYAKSIAIRRQVLGIRRELVDLPGLGESLTSLADSYEKLGQYPQAQEAIEEALVVMDKQERGGIPLEGGLYELPKDQGQLYNALARVQNKVGKHEEALSSAKRALKYYELLPDGYNGKDYGIRTTLDQIGSTYGYLEQPQQGKSLLMQALSLGEEIGDRAGIATTLTHLGDLARTAGETQVAVESYQKALELRKAIGDRAGSGLIYDRIGTLYLDRDNSKKAIPPLREAIAIWEELRPGLRDEDKVSLFETQAATYEKLQQALIAEQQGEAALEVAERGRARAFVELLAARLSGKPSERFSAPEPPTLEDIRRIAKEQQATIVEYSIVGEILYIWVIQPNGTIELRSVELETLGITLEDAAERTRVAAVTGRSRGVQQGVNEWVESTRAGVQETVKEPTTSTPSTPQKKRKINRRLKKSYQLLIEPIVDLLPSNIDDRIIFIPQGSLFLVPFPALQDNDGMYLIEKHTVLAAPSIQVLGLTHERSQQLRSNRGTPLVVGNPTMPSLAPAPEKKPEPLSPLPGAEAEAVVIANLLGTEAIIGDRATEETIASRMEKAPWIHLATHGLLDQLEVLGFRSPGALALTPSGTTSETDGWLTSEEILDLKLTAQMVVLSACSTGRGEITGDGIIGLSRSLIAAGTPSVLVSLWDVDDNPTSALMQTFYQELEKTSDRSAALRQAMLATMQEYPNPRSWAAFTLVGEAMGHGK; translated from the coding sequence ATGACCCAATTACGACGATCGCCACTGAAGCTCGCTCTATCTTCTCTTCTCGGATTCTCTATATCTATGGGGATGGGCGCCGTTTGCAGCCAGGCAGTAGCTCAAGAGCGCTCTTTTAAACAATGGTGCGATCGCGCGGCTCGGTTATCTGCCCCAGAGCGCCATACCGTATCCGTCTTGCTGGAGGTTGCCGGAACGGAAAATTGTGCGGAAGCCGAACAAGCACTGCTGGCTATGGTTAATCTCGATTTAGGGATGAAAGAGATTGAAAATATTGCCCCTCTAGGGAGTCTGACTCATCTGAAAGGACTCAATCTGAGTTTTAATCAAATTACCGATATTTCGCCCCTGGCAAATTTACCAGAACTGAGCTTTTTATTATTAGCTGGAAACAAAATAAAAGATATTACGCCTTTGGGCAATTTGCCGAATTTAGGCTACGTGGTGGTTCAGGACAACCAAATTCGCAAATTACCCGAATCTTTCCCCAAGTTGCAGCAACTGCGATCGCTCAATCTGCTCAATAATCCTCTCGCGGAAAAGAGATGCCCGGTGACGCCAGCGACGGTATGCGTATTTAGTAATGATGCGGTGGATTTATTCGCGCAAGCCGAAGATATTTACGAGAAAGGGAATTTTGAAGAGGCTTTAGAGACATTTCGCCAAGCCTTAGCCGTTTACGAGAAAAGTGGCGATCGCCGCAAGCAAGCCGACGCGCTCAACCGCATGGGTGACAGTTATAGCCAATTGAGCGAGTATGCCAAATCCATCGCTATTCGGCGCCAAGTGTTGGGCATTCGCAGGGAGTTAGTCGATTTGCCCGGTTTGGGAGAATCTCTGACCAGTTTAGCCGATAGTTATGAGAAATTAGGACAATATCCGCAAGCGCAAGAAGCCATTGAGGAAGCGTTGGTGGTGATGGACAAGCAAGAGCGGGGAGGCATCCCGTTAGAAGGAGGCTTGTACGAACTGCCGAAAGACCAAGGACAGTTATATAATGCCCTGGCACGGGTGCAAAATAAGGTGGGCAAGCATGAAGAGGCCCTGAGTTCGGCAAAGCGAGCGCTAAAGTATTACGAACTATTGCCCGACGGTTATAACGGTAAGGATTATGGTATTCGCACTACTTTAGACCAAATTGGCAGTACTTATGGTTATTTAGAGCAACCGCAACAAGGGAAGTCGCTGCTGATGCAAGCATTAAGTTTAGGAGAAGAAATTGGCGATCGCGCCGGTATTGCCACTACCCTAACTCATTTGGGCGATCTGGCTCGTACTGCTGGCGAAACTCAGGTTGCTGTCGAGTCGTATCAGAAAGCCTTAGAGCTGCGCAAAGCAATTGGCGATCGCGCCGGTTCTGGGTTAATTTACGATCGCATCGGTACTTTATATCTCGATCGAGATAACTCGAAAAAAGCAATTCCTCCCTTGCGCGAGGCGATCGCAATTTGGGAAGAATTGCGTCCCGGTTTGCGCGATGAAGATAAGGTGTCTCTATTTGAAACTCAAGCCGCAACTTACGAGAAATTGCAACAAGCATTGATTGCCGAGCAACAAGGAGAAGCAGCCCTAGAAGTGGCAGAACGAGGTAGAGCGAGGGCGTTTGTGGAGTTATTGGCAGCGCGCTTAAGTGGCAAACCGTCGGAGCGTTTTTCGGCTCCGGAACCGCCGACATTAGAGGATATTCGTCGCATTGCCAAAGAGCAACAAGCAACCATTGTCGAATACTCCATTGTCGGAGAAATTCTCTATATTTGGGTGATTCAACCGAATGGCACGATTGAATTGCGATCGGTGGAATTAGAAACTTTAGGCATTACTCTAGAGGATGCGGCAGAACGGACGCGAGTGGCTGCAGTAACTGGGAGAAGTCGCGGCGTCCAACAAGGGGTGAATGAGTGGGTAGAATCTACCCGCGCGGGGGTACAAGAAACGGTGAAAGAACCCACAACTTCAACACCGTCAACTCCGCAGAAAAAAAGGAAAATTAATCGCCGTTTGAAAAAAAGTTATCAACTCTTGATCGAACCCATTGTCGATTTATTGCCGAGTAATATTGACGATCGCATTATTTTTATTCCCCAAGGCAGTTTGTTTTTAGTCCCCTTTCCCGCATTGCAAGATAACGACGGGATGTACTTAATTGAAAAGCATACCGTGCTCGCGGCACCCTCAATTCAGGTATTGGGACTCACCCACGAGCGATCGCAACAACTGCGTTCCAACCGGGGCACTCCACTAGTCGTCGGCAACCCCACAATGCCCAGCCTAGCACCCGCTCCAGAGAAGAAACCGGAGCCGCTCAGTCCCCTCCCCGGTGCGGAAGCCGAAGCGGTTGTCATCGCCAATTTATTGGGCACTGAGGCAATAATTGGCGATCGCGCGACAGAAGAAACTATTGCCAGTCGCATGGAAAAAGCACCCTGGATCCATTTAGCCACCCACGGATTATTGGATCAACTCGAAGTCCTCGGGTTTCGCTCCCCTGGTGCTCTGGCACTCACTCCCTCCGGAACCACGTCCGAAACCGACGGATGGCTCACCTCCGAGGAAATCTTAGATTTAAAGCTAACGGCGCAAATGGTAGTATTGAGCGCCTGCAGTACGGGACGGGGCGAGATTACTGGAGATGGAATTATCGGCTTATCGCGATCGCTCATTGCTGCAGGAACGCCGAGCGTATTAGTCTCGTTGTGGGACGTTGACGATAATCCAACTTCCGCGTTGATGCAAACATTTTATCAAGAATTGGAGAAAACCAGCGATCGTTCGGCTGCCTTGCGCCAAGCCATGTTAGCAACAATGCAAGAATATCCCAATCCGCGATCGTGGGCGGCATTTACCCTAGTTGGCGAAGCAATGGGTCATGGTAAATAA
- a CDS encoding DUF4114 domain-containing protein, whose amino-acid sequence MKFNVKTSFAIAAATLTSVLSVSAAQAFPTFNLRAERPDLFNEFNSRVNQERLKIEDESAGMLELDPETLRWTGGADSVDVAFINEGAGYRNKLFFSANSNPSQMIFNDIASPESILPESNGPLSLGDGVKLGTFAGETSLDFTIQNPHGHMFGAKSNPDGLQHLIAYEYFDEEYEENWVLLGFEDLWGVHYSEGGHSDRDFNDVVIAVRGMTGDAMVQVPEPTSTAAIFGLAALGMTGLRRGKKSS is encoded by the coding sequence ATGAAATTCAACGTCAAAACTAGTTTTGCGATCGCCGCAGCTACACTCACCAGCGTACTCTCAGTTAGCGCTGCGCAAGCGTTTCCAACATTCAATCTGCGCGCCGAGCGTCCCGACTTATTCAATGAGTTTAACAGCAGAGTCAATCAAGAACGGCTGAAAATTGAAGATGAATCCGCTGGTATGTTGGAACTCGATCCCGAAACTCTCCGCTGGACTGGTGGTGCTGACTCGGTAGATGTTGCCTTTATCAATGAAGGAGCTGGATATCGCAACAAGCTATTTTTCTCAGCTAACAGCAACCCAAGCCAAATGATTTTCAATGACATTGCTTCACCTGAAAGTATCCTACCAGAAAGTAACGGCCCTCTGAGCTTAGGAGATGGAGTCAAATTAGGAACCTTCGCAGGCGAAACTTCTCTCGACTTTACCATCCAAAATCCCCACGGTCATATGTTTGGTGCTAAGTCAAACCCGGATGGCTTGCAGCACCTCATTGCCTATGAGTATTTTGATGAAGAGTATGAAGAAAATTGGGTTCTTCTCGGTTTTGAAGACCTCTGGGGCGTTCATTATAGTGAAGGCGGCCATTCCGATCGCGACTTTAATGATGTTGTCATCGCCGTTCGCGGAATGACTGGCGATGCAATGGTTCAAGTTCCCGAACCGACAAGCACCGCAGCTATTTTCGGATTAGCAGCTCTGGGAATGACCGGTTTGCGTCGTGGCAAAAAGTCTAGCTAA